In Priestia megaterium NBRC 15308 = ATCC 14581, the following proteins share a genomic window:
- a CDS encoding 50S ribosomal protein L25/general stress protein Ctc, with amino-acid sequence MSISIQANKRTDFKNSTNRKIRDEGNFPAVVYGNKTESTPIYLNSADFIKTIREAGRNGVLTLQVDKQKYSVMLHDIQTDPLKNEIVHADFQVIDMKKEIDTEVSLSLVGEAKGTKEGGVLQQSLYEISLKGLPQDIPSSIDVDVSELGINDTITVADIKVGKKLEITHNAEDTVASVLPPQQEEEPDSGEVQDAEGDVEATKEKNNEE; translated from the coding sequence ATGAGTATTTCAATTCAAGCAAATAAAAGAACGGATTTCAAAAATTCTACAAATAGAAAGATTCGCGACGAAGGAAACTTCCCAGCGGTTGTTTACGGAAATAAAACAGAATCCACACCTATTTACTTAAACAGTGCTGATTTTATTAAGACTATTCGTGAAGCAGGACGCAATGGAGTGTTAACGTTACAAGTGGATAAGCAAAAATATTCCGTAATGTTACATGATATTCAAACTGATCCATTAAAAAACGAAATTGTCCACGCCGATTTCCAAGTGATCGACATGAAGAAAGAAATTGATACTGAAGTTTCTTTATCTCTAGTAGGAGAAGCAAAAGGAACAAAAGAAGGCGGCGTATTACAGCAGTCTTTATATGAAATTTCATTAAAAGGCTTGCCGCAGGATATCCCATCGTCTATTGATGTAGATGTATCAGAGTTAGGAATTAATGATACAATCACAGTAGCGGATATTAAGGTAGGTAAAAAGCTGGAAATTACGCATAATGCAGAAGATACAGTTGCTTCTGTGCTACCTCCTCAACAGGAAGAAGAGCCGGACAGCGGCGAAGTTCAGGATGCTGAAGGCGATGTTGAAGCAACAAAAGAAAAAAATAACGAAGAATAA
- the pth gene encoding aminoacyl-tRNA hydrolase, giving the protein MKLIVGLGNPGKEYDRTRHNIGFMAIDKIAEQFMISLDKTKFSGIYGTGIIKGEKVILLKPLTYMNLSGESIRPLMDYFDIDVEDLLVIYDDLDLPCGKVRLRTKGSPGGHNGIKSIIQHLKTQEFNRIRIGIDRPKNGMKVVDYVLGRFTEDEMVHMEEAMKTSIHASEDFLGKPFLEVMNRYN; this is encoded by the coding sequence TTGAAATTAATCGTTGGTTTAGGGAATCCTGGAAAAGAATATGACCGTACCCGTCATAACATAGGATTTATGGCAATTGATAAAATTGCTGAACAGTTTATGATTTCACTAGATAAAACAAAGTTTAGCGGAATATATGGAACAGGTATAATAAAAGGAGAAAAAGTCATATTATTAAAGCCTCTAACATATATGAATTTATCAGGAGAAAGTATTCGCCCGTTAATGGACTATTTTGATATAGACGTCGAAGACTTGCTTGTTATTTACGATGACTTAGATTTACCGTGCGGAAAAGTAAGATTGCGTACAAAAGGAAGTCCGGGCGGCCATAACGGAATAAAATCAATTATTCAGCATTTAAAAACCCAAGAGTTTAACCGAATTCGTATTGGAATCGATCGTCCGAAAAACGGTATGAAAGTAGTTGATTACGTACTAGGGCGCTTTACAGAAGATGAAATGGTTCATATGGAAGAAGCGATGAAAACGTCTATACACGCGAGTGAAGATTTTTTAGGTAAACCGTTCTTAGAAGTAATGAATCGCTATAATTAA
- a CDS encoding anti-sigma-F factor Fin family protein encodes MSIHYFCRHCGAKVGMIEKTAHNTEALGFNHLTADERKDFIHYHNSGDIVVKIICEDCQEALERNPDYHQYETFIQ; translated from the coding sequence ATGTCTATTCATTATTTCTGTAGACATTGTGGCGCAAAAGTCGGTATGATAGAAAAGACAGCTCACAATACAGAAGCACTCGGTTTTAATCACCTAACCGCAGATGAACGAAAAGACTTTATTCACTACCATAATAGTGGAGATATCGTGGTTAAAATTATTTGTGAAGACTGTCAAGAAGCGCTAGAACGAAATCCAGACTATCATCAGTACGAAACATTTATACAATAA
- the mfd gene encoding transcription-repair coupling factor, producing the protein MRGIRQQFEENKEIGAVVSSLEEGLKEQLVTGISGSARSVLMALLNEDKKYPLLVVTHNLYQAQKVYEDLLHLLPEKDVFLYPVNDLVATEVGIASPELKAQRIEVLNYWSQHTGGVVVTPLAGIRKLLPPKARWEQTQLPFQMGIDIDVDHYLKRLVELGYERASMVSAPGEFSVRGGIIDIYPLTEELPVRIELFDTEIDSIRTFTIEDQRSQEQLKEISIGPATEIIVNQNEVAQGIEELEAQLASTLQQVKNAALKATLTENIKGEIEQLRQGQLLENMFKYLSFFYESPASLLDYLPEGGLVIFDETTRIQETSDQLETEEAEWITELLGQGQIVRDVQLSHKLPSLIQRAKHQFLYLSLFLKHVSYTSPQNIINISCKQMQQFYGQMNLLKSEIERWKNANYTVVLLGADKERVKKLEGVLADYDIDSSILDGNGQLVPGLVQIIEGDLQMGFELPMQKLAVLTEEELFKKRVKKSKRRQKLSNAERIKSYSELNVGDYVVHVNHGIGRYLGMETLEINGNHKDYIHIKYEGSDKLYVPVEQIDQVQKYVGSEGKEPKVYKLGGNDWKKVKRKVESSVQDIADDLIKLYAEREASKGYAFSPDGDLQREFETAFPYQETEDQLRSVQEIKKDMEHERPMDRLLCGDVGYGKTEVAIRAAFKAVTDGKQVAILVPTTILAQQHYETIRERFQDYPINIGLLSRFRSRKQQQETIKGLKNGTVDVVIGTHRLLSKDVIYKDLGLLVIDEEQRFGVTHKEKIKQMKANVDVLTLTATPIPRTLHMSMLGVRDLSVIETPPENRFPVQTYVVEYNPVLVREAIERELARDGQVYFLYNRVEDIERKAEEISMLVPDARVTYAHGKMNETELEAVILSFLEGEYDVIVSTTIIETGVDIPNVNTLIVNNADKMGLSQLYQLRGRVGRSNRVAYAYFTYHKDKVLTEVAEKRLQAIKEFTELGSGFKIAMRDLSIRGAGNLLGAQQHGFIDSVGFDLYSQMLKEAIEERRGSDGESVKFNVEMNLDLDAYIPDQYITDGRLKIEMYKRFRGIEALEDIQELQDEMIDRFGEYPAEVEYLFKVAETKVYATQNLVESILQSKQEISILLSEEASSTVDGQKLFMLGDQFGRMVSLGMEGKKVKLVVNVKGLAQKEWLNIVYQLVKGVATVKKEQVTN; encoded by the coding sequence TTGCGAGGGATTAGACAGCAATTTGAAGAAAATAAAGAAATTGGAGCTGTTGTCAGCAGCTTAGAAGAAGGTTTGAAAGAACAGTTAGTAACGGGAATTTCCGGTTCAGCTCGATCTGTATTAATGGCACTCTTAAATGAGGATAAAAAATACCCTTTATTAGTAGTGACTCATAATTTATATCAAGCTCAAAAAGTGTATGAAGACCTTTTGCATCTTTTACCGGAAAAAGACGTTTTCTTATACCCTGTTAACGATTTAGTTGCTACAGAAGTGGGGATTGCAAGTCCAGAATTAAAGGCTCAGCGAATTGAAGTACTCAATTATTGGAGTCAACATACAGGTGGAGTAGTTGTAACACCGCTTGCAGGAATTCGAAAGCTGCTGCCTCCTAAAGCAAGATGGGAGCAAACACAGCTGCCGTTTCAAATGGGAATTGACATCGACGTTGATCATTATTTAAAAAGGTTAGTTGAGTTGGGCTATGAGCGGGCATCTATGGTTTCAGCTCCGGGTGAGTTTAGTGTGCGCGGAGGAATCATTGACATTTATCCGTTAACAGAAGAGCTACCTGTCCGAATTGAACTATTTGATACGGAGATTGATTCCATTCGTACTTTTACAATCGAGGATCAACGCTCTCAAGAGCAGTTAAAAGAAATTTCAATCGGTCCTGCTACGGAAATCATTGTGAACCAAAATGAAGTGGCCCAAGGAATTGAAGAACTAGAAGCACAGCTGGCTTCGACGCTGCAACAAGTAAAAAACGCAGCGCTAAAAGCTACCTTAACAGAAAATATTAAAGGTGAAATCGAACAGCTGCGTCAAGGTCAGCTTCTTGAAAATATGTTCAAGTATTTATCATTCTTCTACGAATCGCCTGCTAGTTTACTAGATTATTTACCAGAAGGCGGCCTTGTCATCTTTGATGAAACCACTCGAATTCAAGAAACGTCTGATCAGCTTGAAACAGAGGAAGCTGAATGGATAACCGAATTATTAGGACAGGGGCAAATTGTTCGAGACGTTCAATTATCTCATAAGCTCCCATCTCTTATTCAGCGAGCAAAACATCAGTTTTTATACTTATCGTTATTTTTGAAGCACGTATCGTATACGAGTCCGCAAAATATTATTAATATTTCATGTAAGCAGATGCAGCAGTTTTACGGCCAAATGAACTTATTAAAAAGTGAAATTGAACGTTGGAAAAATGCTAATTATACGGTAGTCCTCTTAGGAGCAGATAAAGAGCGCGTGAAAAAACTTGAAGGTGTACTAGCAGATTATGATATTGATTCATCTATTTTAGATGGAAATGGTCAGCTTGTGCCAGGTCTTGTTCAAATTATTGAAGGCGATTTACAAATGGGCTTTGAACTGCCGATGCAAAAATTAGCTGTTTTAACCGAGGAAGAATTGTTTAAAAAACGGGTAAAGAAATCAAAGCGTCGTCAAAAGCTTTCCAATGCAGAACGTATTAAAAGCTATTCAGAGTTAAACGTAGGTGACTATGTCGTTCACGTGAACCACGGTATTGGCCGTTATTTAGGAATGGAAACGTTAGAGATTAACGGTAATCATAAAGATTATATCCATATCAAATATGAAGGCTCTGACAAGCTGTACGTTCCTGTTGAACAGATTGATCAAGTACAAAAATATGTAGGCTCTGAAGGGAAAGAGCCAAAAGTATATAAACTTGGCGGAAATGACTGGAAGAAAGTGAAACGAAAAGTTGAGTCTTCTGTTCAAGATATCGCTGATGACTTAATTAAACTGTATGCAGAGCGTGAAGCAAGTAAAGGTTATGCATTTTCCCCCGATGGCGATTTACAAAGAGAATTTGAAACAGCTTTCCCTTATCAAGAAACCGAAGATCAGCTTCGTTCTGTACAAGAAATTAAAAAGGATATGGAACATGAAAGACCAATGGATCGTTTGCTTTGTGGAGACGTTGGATATGGAAAAACAGAAGTAGCCATTCGTGCTGCATTTAAAGCTGTGACAGATGGAAAACAAGTGGCTATTTTAGTGCCAACCACTATTTTAGCTCAGCAGCACTATGAAACCATCCGTGAGCGTTTTCAAGACTATCCAATCAACATTGGGCTATTGAGCCGCTTTCGCAGTCGTAAACAGCAGCAAGAAACAATTAAAGGGCTAAAAAACGGGACCGTAGATGTGGTGATTGGTACACATCGTTTACTATCTAAAGACGTGATTTATAAAGATTTAGGATTGTTAGTTATCGATGAAGAGCAGCGTTTTGGTGTAACGCACAAGGAAAAAATCAAGCAAATGAAAGCAAACGTTGATGTCCTTACACTTACAGCAACACCTATTCCACGAACATTACATATGTCTATGTTGGGCGTAAGGGATTTGTCTGTTATTGAAACGCCGCCTGAAAATCGTTTTCCGGTTCAAACATATGTAGTGGAGTATAATCCGGTTTTAGTTCGTGAAGCGATTGAGCGTGAGTTAGCGCGTGATGGCCAAGTTTACTTTTTATATAATCGCGTAGAAGATATTGAACGAAAAGCAGAAGAAATTTCGATGCTCGTGCCTGATGCTAGGGTAACGTATGCCCACGGAAAAATGAATGAAACCGAACTCGAAGCGGTTATCTTAAGCTTTTTAGAAGGCGAATATGACGTGATTGTGAGTACAACCATTATCGAAACGGGAGTAGATATTCCCAATGTAAATACGCTTATTGTCAATAATGCTGATAAGATGGGATTATCACAACTGTATCAATTAAGAGGGCGTGTAGGTCGTTCAAACCGCGTGGCATATGCGTACTTTACGTATCACAAAGACAAAGTACTGACAGAAGTAGCTGAAAAGCGTCTGCAAGCTATTAAAGAATTCACCGAATTAGGTTCTGGTTTTAAAATTGCTATGCGTGATCTTTCAATACGTGGTGCCGGAAACTTACTGGGTGCTCAGCAGCATGGATTTATCGATTCTGTCGGTTTCGATCTCTACTCGCAAATGCTTAAAGAAGCGATAGAGGAAAGACGCGGGTCTGACGGAGAAAGTGTGAAATTTAATGTGGAAATGAATCTGGACTTAGACGCATATATTCCTGATCAGTACATTACAGACGGCCGCTTGAAAATTGAGATGTATAAGCGCTTTAGAGGAATTGAAGCACTAGAAGATATTCAAGAATTGCAGGATGAAATGATTGATCGTTTTGGAGAGTATCCGGCTGAGGTTGAGTATTTGTTTAAAGTAGCTGAAACAAAAGTATATGCAACGCAGAACTTAGTAGAATCTATTCTTCAGTCAAAACAAGAAATTTCTATTCTGTTGTCTGAAGAAGCGAGCTCAACGGTAGACGGCCAAAAATTATTCATGCTAGGTGATCAATTCGGCAGAATGGTCAGCTTAGGTATGGAAGGCAAGAAAGTAAAATTAGTGGTTAATGTAAAAGGACTTGCTCAAAAAGAATGGCTCAATATTGTGTATCAGTTAGTAAAAGGAGTAGCCACTGTTAAAAAAGAACAAGTTACGAATTAA
- the spoVT gene encoding stage V sporulation protein T → MKATGIVRRIDDLGRVVIPKEIRRTLRIREGDPLEIFVDRDGEVILKKYSPISELGDFAKEYGEALYDSLGHPVLICDRDVFIAVAGSSKKEYLNKNISSLVESVMESRSSSLVTDGKNLEFVDGYEENISSYTIGPIIANGDPIGAVVIFSKDKSLGEVEHKAAETAASFLSRQMEQ, encoded by the coding sequence ATGAAAGCAACAGGTATTGTTCGTCGTATTGATGATTTGGGTCGCGTTGTGATTCCAAAAGAAATTAGAAGAACGCTTCGCATCCGAGAGGGAGATCCGCTAGAGATTTTCGTCGATCGCGATGGAGAAGTTATTTTAAAGAAATATTCGCCAATTAGTGAATTAGGAGACTTTGCAAAAGAGTATGGCGAAGCGCTATACGATAGCTTAGGTCATCCTGTACTTATTTGTGACCGCGATGTATTTATTGCGGTAGCAGGAAGTTCTAAAAAAGAATACTTAAATAAAAACATTAGTTCGTTAGTGGAATCTGTTATGGAAAGCCGCAGTTCTTCTTTAGTAACCGATGGGAAAAACCTTGAATTTGTCGATGGATACGAAGAAAATATTTCTTCTTATACAATCGGTCCGATTATTGCAAATGGAGATCCGATTGGAGCTGTTGTCATTTTCTCAAAAGATAAGTCCCTTGGTGAAGTAGAGCATAAAGCCGCCGAAACAGCAGCTAGCTTCTTATCTCGTCAAATGGAGCAGTAA
- a CDS encoding putative polysaccharide biosynthesis protein, translated as MQKQSKLYSIFNGAIILTLAGLFTKILSATYRIPYHHIAGDIGFYIYQQVYPLYGIALQLGTYGFPVIISKLVADYGATNRRKEIRGILQVSFAFLFVVGCTIFALEYIFAETIAEWMGDRELTILIEIISFSFLLIPFIAVIRGYYQGLYNMFPTALSQIAEQVVRVGTILYLSIFFVHHGYGPYTTGAGAIFGSITGGLTSLIVLFLFVFRTKTNSKGMFQRIKKADVKKIVKVLVIQGLLICISGMGLLFIQLIDSFTLYSSLTAHGMAEEAAQILKGIYDRGLPLIQLGTVVGTAFSLSLVPVISSAIAKKNLSFVVEKVQLSLRLSLVVGVGAAFGLIALMKPINMLLYGDSHGTDVLQILSLLVIFTTVAATAGAVLQGMGAVFAPVIAVIAGMAVKLILNLWLIPDFQTIGAAIASSAGFAIVAAINLFCLYKKLAVPLVPKKVSGGIFITGIAMVVLLQSYLFCLHHFVWSNGLDTSKQVVETGAGVLIGGLFYLFIIMKQHIFTEEELRLLPMGSVLAKYVLKNK; from the coding sequence ATGCAGAAACAATCAAAGCTCTATTCTATTTTTAACGGCGCCATTATTTTAACGCTCGCAGGTTTATTTACGAAAATCTTAAGTGCCACTTATCGTATTCCATATCACCATATTGCGGGAGATATAGGGTTTTATATCTATCAGCAAGTTTATCCGCTATATGGAATTGCGCTACAGCTAGGTACATATGGTTTCCCTGTAATTATTTCAAAGTTAGTAGCTGATTATGGGGCAACAAACCGGAGAAAGGAAATACGGGGAATACTTCAAGTTTCATTTGCTTTTTTGTTTGTAGTAGGCTGCACGATATTTGCGCTCGAATATATCTTTGCAGAAACAATCGCCGAGTGGATGGGAGATCGGGAGTTAACGATTCTCATTGAAATTATTTCATTTTCCTTTTTACTTATTCCGTTTATTGCTGTTATTCGTGGTTATTATCAAGGATTATATAATATGTTTCCTACAGCGCTGTCTCAAATCGCAGAACAAGTTGTGCGAGTAGGGACTATTTTGTATCTATCTATTTTCTTTGTGCACCATGGATATGGTCCTTATACTACGGGGGCGGGAGCAATTTTTGGCTCCATAACAGGCGGTCTAACATCTCTTATTGTTTTGTTTTTATTTGTTTTTAGAACAAAGACAAATTCTAAGGGAATGTTTCAACGCATAAAGAAAGCAGACGTCAAAAAAATAGTAAAAGTCCTGGTTATTCAAGGTTTATTAATTTGTATTAGCGGTATGGGTCTGCTGTTTATCCAGCTTATTGACTCCTTTACTTTATATTCTAGTCTAACGGCGCACGGCATGGCTGAAGAAGCAGCACAAATTTTAAAAGGTATTTACGACCGCGGTCTTCCGTTGATTCAATTAGGTACAGTAGTAGGTACAGCTTTTTCGCTTTCGCTTGTACCTGTTATTTCTTCAGCCATTGCGAAAAAGAACTTGTCATTTGTGGTTGAAAAAGTTCAGCTGTCTCTCCGTCTATCGCTTGTAGTCGGAGTTGGAGCAGCTTTTGGCTTGATTGCGCTGATGAAACCCATTAATATGCTTTTATACGGTGACTCCCACGGAACGGACGTTTTACAAATTTTGAGCTTGTTAGTTATATTTACAACAGTAGCAGCAACTGCTGGAGCTGTGCTGCAGGGGATGGGAGCTGTTTTCGCGCCTGTAATAGCCGTCATCGCTGGCATGGCAGTCAAACTGATATTGAATCTTTGGCTAATACCAGATTTTCAAACCATAGGAGCAGCCATTGCTTCCTCAGCTGGATTCGCTATCGTTGCAGCAATCAATCTATTTTGTCTGTATAAAAAGTTAGCTGTACCTCTTGTTCCGAAAAAGGTGAGTGGAGGTATTTTTATAACGGGCATAGCAATGGTCGTTCTTTTGCAAAGCTATTTATTTTGTTTACATCACTTTGTATGGTCTAATGGTTTAGATACAAGCAAACAAGTGGTTGAAACAGGAGCTGGTGTTTTAATAGGCGGTTTGTTTTATTTGTTTATCATTATGAAACAACACATTTTTACCGAAGAGGAATTACGTTTACTTCCAATGGGAAGTGTTTTAGCTAAATACGTATTAAAAAATAAATAA
- the mazG gene encoding nucleoside triphosphate pyrophosphohydrolase: MTGKVTVIGLGAGDLEQLPVGIYRLLQQEKHIYMRTKEHPVIKELESEGLTYVSYDDVYESYDAFEEVYEHISNDLIDKASIEEVVYAVPGHPLVAERTVQLLLQKGKERGIPVEIKGGQSFLDPIFGALKIDPIEGFQLLDGTDLKRSEIELTGHVLIAQVYDQFVASEVKLTLMEHVPDDYLVYIVTAAGSSEEKIQPVKLYELDREMSLNNLTTIYVPPVADETILYHQFDSFRRIIATLRGPNGCPWDQKQTHESLKRYLLEESYELLDAIDRQDDDNMIEELGDVLLQVLLHAQIGEDEGMFSIDDVIRSVSEKMVRRHPHVFGEVSVNDADEVLKNWDEIKKEEKGEEPSSLLASVPGAMPSLMKAHGYQKQAAKVGFDWSEVEPMWEKVQEELAEFQEEVQHADKEKMSDEFGDILFALVNIARFYKIDSEAALAKTNTKFLNRFQYIEEKVRASEKPFESFSLEELDEFWEDAKKTGL, from the coding sequence ATGACAGGTAAAGTAACAGTTATTGGTTTAGGAGCAGGCGATTTAGAACAGCTACCTGTAGGCATTTATCGCTTGCTACAGCAGGAAAAGCATATTTATATGCGCACAAAAGAACATCCTGTAATCAAAGAATTAGAAAGTGAAGGCTTGACGTATGTATCCTATGATGACGTATACGAATCTTATGATGCATTTGAAGAGGTATATGAACATATATCAAATGATTTAATCGATAAAGCTTCAATAGAAGAAGTGGTGTATGCCGTTCCTGGGCACCCTTTAGTGGCAGAACGTACGGTTCAATTACTTTTACAAAAAGGAAAAGAACGAGGCATTCCTGTTGAAATTAAAGGAGGACAAAGCTTCTTAGACCCAATTTTTGGTGCGCTAAAGATCGATCCTATCGAAGGATTTCAGCTGCTAGACGGAACAGATTTAAAGCGAAGCGAAATAGAGTTAACCGGTCATGTTCTAATTGCTCAAGTGTACGATCAGTTCGTTGCTTCAGAGGTAAAGCTAACGCTGATGGAACACGTTCCTGATGATTACCTCGTTTATATTGTAACAGCAGCAGGAAGCAGTGAAGAAAAAATCCAGCCGGTCAAGCTGTATGAATTGGATAGAGAAATGTCGCTCAATAACTTAACGACTATTTATGTGCCTCCCGTAGCAGACGAAACAATTTTATATCATCAATTTGACTCGTTCAGAAGGATTATTGCCACGCTCAGAGGGCCAAACGGATGTCCTTGGGATCAAAAACAAACGCATGAATCGCTCAAGCGCTATTTGCTAGAAGAGTCATATGAGTTATTAGATGCAATTGACCGTCAAGATGACGATAATATGATTGAAGAGCTCGGTGATGTATTGCTGCAAGTATTGCTTCATGCCCAAATCGGTGAAGATGAAGGAATGTTTTCAATTGATGATGTCATTCGCAGTGTTTCAGAGAAAATGGTAAGACGCCATCCACATGTATTTGGGGAAGTGAGCGTGAATGATGCAGATGAGGTCTTAAAAAATTGGGATGAAATCAAAAAAGAAGAAAAAGGAGAGGAACCTTCTTCTCTGTTAGCTTCTGTACCTGGGGCTATGCCTTCTTTAATGAAAGCGCATGGATACCAAAAACAAGCTGCAAAAGTTGGTTTCGATTGGTCAGAAGTTGAACCTATGTGGGAAAAAGTACAGGAAGAACTTGCTGAATTCCAAGAGGAAGTACAGCATGCTGATAAAGAAAAAATGAGCGATGAATTTGGAGATATTTTATTTGCTTTAGTGAATATTGCAAGGTTTTATAAAATTGACTCTGAAGCCGCATTAGCTAAAACGAATACAAAATTTTTAAATCGATTTCAATATATTGAAGAAAAAGTGAGAGCTTCTGAAAAACCATTTGAATCTTTTTCGTTAGAAGAGTTAGATGAATTTTGGGAAGACGCCAAAAAAACAGGTTTGT